The DNA region ACGCTGTTAGAAACACTTGGACACGAAAAGAGATTACTGTGTTTCTCAATATCTAATATTACAGTCACACGTTTCAAACCTGTTTCTAATGCGCCTTATCTTCACACACTTTGTCCTCTTGTGTTTATATTTAATGCCTGTTGTGTATCTGTACAGTTACTGGGCCAACCTGAAGCTCTGGTTCAAACAGAAGATCAGCAAAGAGGAGTTTGATATCGAGGCACGTCGTCTGCTGGCTCAGGAGAATGGTTAGTAGGAGATAGGGTTGTTAAAAATGTAGATACTCCAATACTTTTTAATAGAATCTGGGTAAATGACAccgttttttattttaacaatcaATGCCGTCAAAATGTCctaaaaaatattaacattttgctctttaaaccagtggttctcttCTTTTGGGAATGCAGAATCATTTGCCTGCAACTTATCTGCattgttttaaagaaagaaattacCCAGTGCTTGGTGcctagatttttatttttgttgctgtggcaCAGACACGGGGATTTCTATGCTTTGACTTTCAGTGGAATTGGGTTAAAATCTAGTATTCTGACAGCCGTACTAATAGAAAATATTTACACAGTTTCTGTAAAATTGAGACGGTCTGAAAAAATCTCACTTCATATTTCCCTCCTTCCTCTGCAGTTCATGTTCACAATGATTTTCTGCTGGCTATTCTCACACGCTGCCAGATTATCGTCTCTACACCAGGTATGGTTTTGAAAATACTTATCCTCTGAAACGGcatgtttatttaatgtttttattaaagctGTGTTTAATTTTAAGTGACACTATAAACTTGTAAACTTAAAAGTTGTGTTTACTTGTTGTACAACAGTTTATCTGTTGAATATCAATATCAGCCCTTCTGACAAATAAGGCTGTTAAAACTTTACTCACTAAAGGTTAAGTAAAATTCTtccttttcacagcactgtatccATCTGACGGACATATCTTTAAACACTACATATGCAAACTATATTATAGAAAGTAAACAATATAAAAGTTGAAACCTTTTGTTGGTTGTTAGGagacaaattattttttacagcTGTGGTGTTAATGTGAGTGAGTTTGTTTTTGACATACATCATGTTATAGTAGTAGGTGAACCAGTACAGGATGATAGATTGGAACAAGAAACTTcagattttcagtcattttttgactgaGAGCTAGtgtcagagaaagagagcgCTCACAGCCTGGCAAATACGAACCTTTCTCAAGTCCTTTTGGAGTCTCAAGAAGATTCCATAGTTGTGTTAATGTTGCTTACGGAGCAATAGAAAGGATTCTGATTAAAATATAGACAAAAAATACTTTATATATCTTTTCCCTAAGGCAAGTGGGTAGAACTGGACTGAGCCCATTTTTACTTGGGTTGTACcacagtttaaaattctggtattatGATGCTGACAAACATTGGCCCACTGAAAAAATAATGGGACCTCAGTGGCCCCACTAGTCAGTTACCggcttttaatgtcaaaaatcGTATTTAACTTGAAGCTTAACTTTGTTAAAGATGTCAACTTTTtagatgtcatttttttctttagcaCATCTTATGTGTTTCTTTGCTGTCCTCTAGAGGGCACTGGGCCATTACAGTGGCAAGGGGGCTCTGCTTCAAAGCCCGGCAAAccaaaaggaaagaaaaaatgttcctcCAGACAGAAATTTGATGTAAGTTTTACACCTTTGATCATTACTTGGTCTTCTGATGTTTTCAATATTCAAGCTCATCTACCAATATACACATTACCTTTAAAGTTCAGTGGGATCTATTAAAGATATTTTCTAATGCATCTATTTTGTCCTCAGCATCGTTTCCAGCCTCAGAACCCTCTGAGTGCCGCCCAGCCTTTCAGCCCTCGAGAAAtgggtggtggaggaggagttggtgaggaggaggagttacgTCTCAGTGCGCACACGCTGCTGCTGCCCACACGGGGTCAGCTGGAGGCTCGCATGATGGTGACGGCCTTTGAGCTGGGTCTGGACAACATCACAGAAGACTCTGTCAACACCATGATCCATGCTGTCGAGGTTTGTTCACACTGTGCATCAGCAGGAGTGTAAAGCTGACTCTATTTACACAGCTCTCCACTCTCACATTATTGCCATATCAATCAAATATACTACCAGTTTATTATCTATAGTAGGGAAAGATGGGGTCTTTTGTGatttaaaagctaaaaataaacaaacatacaGTTAAAAGTTATTGAGAGTTCAAATCCAAAGGCTAGTGACTTTTGCATATGCATATTTCCACTCTCTTTTTGATGTCCCTTACCTGACAAAAAGCATAATTCTGCTTTCTGTCACATAGAATTAAACTCTTTAGAACCAACTCAGCAAAAACTAATAGGATATCTTGTGATAAATATCATTATATTTAATATTGATAGgtagaggcattaaatgtgctAGAGGTCATcaaatttgagcttttatggACATAAAATTTCTTTGCCCTAAATCAaatgacatttcataaacagtgcATTAAATCAAGAAATTCTAAGCTGTGCTATTGACCAAGATATCTCACATGCTTTTCAATTTGACCATTTGCCATGCAAAATGTTGTATTGATTTTTCGCAGTCCAGGTcttaaaaggtcttaaaagCCTTCAATTAGATTGTGAAGTGTGAAGGATCTCTGTGTGACATATAGTATATTGCCATTAAAAAGCTGCAGGGTATGTACTGTAATTTCTGGAAGTTAttgtaaatatttcatttgatgttaaagtttattttttccataaGTGTGGGCCCCATGATTTAAGGGTGTTTATTAAACTGTAATTGACTTTGCCCCTTTTATGCATACGAtgcatttaactttttataaaccGTATCTATGTAGAGGTTCAATATGACTAAATTCCTTTATTTTATATCCTTAATAAATCTTCtgtagtttttgtctttactgCCTGTTCCTACTACGACTGCCTAGTCTGTCTCTACACTCTCTGAACAAAATCTATTATAGGAGAAATGGGGAAGCTAGTTGCAAAGACTCTCTTGAGCTTGTCCTGTACCAGCAGTAAGGCTCTGCCGCTTCTCATATTTATTCTTCCATGCATACTCATGCTTGGTTTTCCAAAGTTGCCTGTGTCAGCTAAGAGTCTGACTGACAGCTGTGTTTACTCAGGAGCTCAAGCACAAGTACTTCCTGCTCTGATTTATTTCAGCACCATCTGAAAGACGTCCTGACGGCTGTAATCACACGGAGAAAGGCCTATCGCCTACGGGATGGTCACTTCCCATACGCCTTTGGCAGTGATGTCACACCGCAGCCTTATCTGAAGAACAGCCTGGCTGCATACCACAGTGTGACTGAATGGTAAGGAACGTTCTcacaaactgacaaacatgaATATTTTGCTAATGTTGTTTCACATTGTTTCTAAATAAACCAATGTGCcttttaaatattgtttattcTACTGCAATTAGAGAGTCGTAGTAATAATGAAGACTTTTCAAAGATAtatattttggggcatttttagcctttatttatagaggaggacagtggatagagtgggTCTCAGGGataagagagtgggggagagacatacgGGGAAAGAAGCCTAAGGCCAGACTTAAACCCAGGCCATCTGAGTAAATGTGTCGCaccttaaccactaggccatctgcgccctaACATACAACACTGAAGACTTTTTGTTGACTCCATAGTGAttaatcttttatttctttttagtCCCCCACCCAGTGCTTCCCTTCCTGCTGGCCCACCACCTCAGGTGTCGCCTGATGAGGCCGAGCAACAAGCTGTTCACTTACTGGCTTGTTCTGCAGACATGCTCCCCGCGCCCCTTCCTCCAATCAGCATGTTTGATCTCCTGGAGGCTTTGCAGGTAAAAAGTTGTGCTTATACGCTGTATGCTGCCAATCTAGGGATCTTCTTGAGCCTGTCCATTCATCTATTAGCCTTTTACAGGGCTAGGTCTCTGTGCCCATCTGCCAAATATGTCAGGTGGAgcacaaggctttgtctgcacTGGGGTTGTCAAAATTGAATCTGCAtttatgaaatgaaatcataacaaAGCGTGGTATtgatagtttatacaaaggtttTTGCTAAATGAGTAGGCTATTTTGCGGGGAATTTGGCAATGAAAATAGTGAATGTATGGTAATTTTTGACAGGAAGGTATCTCTTTTTTGTGAGGGTCCTTGGGGGGGCATGAGCTTTTTTTATAGGTTGTTTCTACCAAGCAGACAGGTTCAGTTTGGTACGGAACAGTATGCATTTATTTGCACCTCCattatcaaaagttggaaaaggtCCCAAATTACTGACCCGTACTGtcccacttttttggcacccttccatAGGGGTGCCAATCATGGCTATCTGTCCCAAAagggtggagctacacacacaatgAAGGGTTTACGCTGACGTCACTTTCAGCATGCGGCATGACTGCTCAGATTAGCTGAGTGTCAAAACAGGGCTGTCACTTTATGAGGAGTGGGGGAAAACGGAAGAAAAGAAACGACCAATTTACTTAAATAAGAGTTATTTGAACTGACTAGAGATCAGGACAGTTTCCTGGACTCTGgactttgatatgtggccatAAATCAGTTTCCTGAAATTTATGCGGACTTGATTTCAAGTACACGAAGTAAAGCCTGAAGGTACATGTCTGcctggttcatcagtgatggacGTGAAACTAAATTGTTGTCAACCTTTTGTTTATATGAAGCTTTATATCAGTtgtttctctgtatttcagTGATTCATTCACTTGTTTTTACCTTAGGTAATCTGTATAAAGATCACTCTGTGGTTGTTAAATCTTTTTACATTTGGGAAGTATTTTGAAATGGGATTGATATACCCCAGCTGTCTTACTTAAtccagtttgatttttacaccagttaaaccatcattttacttttttatgtgCCAAATTGTCATGGTACAGTAAAAATCACAGTCCGCAAAAAACTTATTCTGACTATTATCTTGACCATATCTAACAATATTTGATCAATGTAATAGAAACAATATTTGAAGCTTTAGTTTGGTCTTTTTCAATGTTGTTGTTAAtccctgtttttctgtttactgAAAGTCATAGCATCTATATCATGTCTTTTTTTGAACAATATgatgtctctttttttaaatacctttCATGTATATTTGTCTGATGTAGGTTCACCACAGTGTGATGCCCTCTCACACCATGTATGCTCTGAACATGGAGCGCATCCTCGCCCGACTCTGGCACCCCAGCCATGAAGAACTGGAGCAAGACCACGTACACCGTCAGCGCCTCGCTGCCAAGGAGGGCATCCTTGTCAGCTGAGAATCACTTACACAGGACTGAATGTGAGCAGTggataacaaaaaacaaacctaTAAAATACCCATGAGAAAAATCATGGGTCAGAAAAACAGGTTGCTTTTACTCATAAGGGGAAAACTGCTTTCTTTTTGTGGAAAAGTAAACGCAAGAGGCAAGAGTGGAGTGAAATGAAACAGAACAGCCAAAAACCAAgagttgatttatttttgtctgttcctccagccatttttgctgttaaatGTAATAATTTGGAACTTaattaaaatagtaaaagtgtttaaagtgatgatTAGCAGCAGCTACAGCCACTAGTGACCATGGTGTGAATGTATTTGCGTCTCAGACAACTGAAACAGAATGAACTGTACCTTAACTGCAGGTCATCTTGTTCATGttgttaaaaaacatcaaacaaaagTGTACAAAAGTGAGGAGACAAAATATTTCACTTGAGAAAAGCATTCCTAAAAACTGTTACACACAGGTGTGTTCATTGAACTCTGCTGATTAGGTTTGcccagcaggaaatattcactCTGACTGAGTTGGAGGGGGTGACAATCCCTTGTTCAACAAACTCGGGACAATTTCAGGGGCAGTCTGCCTAAAATATTCAAGATTCATGCAAATAGcaacactttttctgtttttggtgGGTGGGGGGTGTCAAGCAGCTGCCTGTACCTTGCATGTATCACACATGCAGTATGAGACATAACACTTAAGTATGACATTGCACCGACGATTTGATGTTCTTTCCCATGcatagaaataaacatttattaagAAAAGTTTGAGTCACAAACTGCGTTCACCAGCTTGCAAAGACCCTGTTATAGTAGTCATTTAAATTTAATAGGTTATCCTTCAATTCAtccctttgacattaaaaggaaccctgcttTTCAAGACATATTGACCTTATTGGATTAACATCAGCGTTTTACATGTATGATATATAAATGTTCCATGTGGGGTAGGAAGTGGAGGACAGCTGTTAGGAATGATGGAAACAGAGGAAAGTCAGCACTTTAAAGCTCTTAATGGACCCGTGTAAATATTGTTATAAAATTTCCACATCCGTTGAGAACCATCACTACATTTTACAACTTGGCAttgaggtgatcaatatcacaaattactcagtcctgcagacctcctagaaTCTAACGTTGTCTAGCCAAATGAAGGGAGTCAAGAGTCTTGAGGaatcttgtactgagctaagaggcttgGTAAAAACTCGTAAATTTGTCATAAACATCTTTTGgtaattgaaacagtgatatacTTTTAACTAAATTACACGATCAAGCCTGTTCTACAAAATAGCTCTTTATGTGAGCCATGGTTGTTAGCTCCCATTTGAGTACCGGTTTCCTCTCCTTTGTTTTTGTCGTTATTTAATCCATACAAAATGGAGATACAGGGTTTCTGCCATGCTATAAAAGAGACTAATGTTAACCCAGTAAGGTCAGTTTGTCTTTGTATGCAGGTTTCCTCTCAACATTGTCTTTTACCAGCTCAGTTGATGTATCCTCAGTCTCAGTCTGACCCACAATCCTTCACTGCGCAGAGGATTGTGGGTCAGAATCGCCAGAAAAAGCCTTCTGGCTTACATAATCAAAATGGGAGTAGCATGTACGAAGACATCCTGATATTTTTACGGACTAAATTAAACTCAGGGACATCCCaaattttttttctggcatATTTAACACAATAGAAGTGTGAATATCTGAATGCTTCTACATTCTTAGGCGTTTAAGCTGTGAGCTGCATTTTAATGAGTATATGAGGTCATCCTCTGTTATGCATGAATAACACTGACAGTGACTGAAATGGTACCACCTTTACAGATGCACAGTGAATTTCAATCAAACGGCTGTTTCTGCAGGGATCTGAAAGAGGTCTAATCAAGCAGTAAGTGAAAACACCTGTGGGGGTTTACTGTGGGCGTGTAGGGTCTTAAAAATCTGCTGGACAGCTGCAACCCACCCCTCATGAACATACCTTTAAACCATCTCCAAACTATTCCTTTAACATTTACCGGTGTCTGCTTATAGCTAGCGAGTGTCTGTCAGTGTTGGAGGTCCACACTGAAGCTGATGTTTTTATGTCTCGGTCTTCAGACTGTAGATTTGGAAGGCATGTGGACATGcagttcttttttaaataacatttgttTGTAATTTATTGAACATACAGCAGTtggaaaaataaagtatttttgtatgtttgctAGCTGGTTGAGAATTCTTCTTTCAGTCATGATCTGACTTATGGCTCTTTCCTTGCAtgctttcctctctctctctctctctcttttgctcaAGAGTATCTGGCTTTTATCTACTTTCTTATCTGTGTAAAGGCATAAATGCACAGacataaatcttaaaaatatgcactttttcgcaaacttaaagctcctgtgaggaaacTTAAAGGTGCGGTGTGTggtatttagcctagtagcttTTAGTGGAACAACCttggaaaaaattaaacataatctAAATAAGTATGACTATCTTAATTAGTGTTATAACTcctgaaaatatatttttctttaatttttcattgaTGTAGAACGGGGGTGTCTAAACTTTTACCACCGAGAGCCACATAAGAAATATGTAAcaatggtggggccactttcatacacCATACCTTGATAATAATACAGTTAGTAAAACCAGTCCAATGTAGATAAAGATTTTCTTAGTAATTGGTGATGCTAGTGGTTGTTGAGGCAAATAGCCATAactttaaggattttggggaggccaatcagattgcTGGGCACCCGCACTGGTCTGGCTACTACTGGCTCCACCCTGGAAACACCATTAGTACttttatttgctgctgtaatccatcagggcattataaataaaatattatctttattttggttgccaatatccTCACTATTTATAGtgttctaaaaaaaagaaaaaaaattacatcaattCATTCTTCTGGTCAAAATCTTTAATTACAAAACAGTAGTACTGCCCTGTACTGAAACTAATGAGGACAATACTGCCAAGTAGGAGCAGACTGATTATTGGCCTAGCCGATCAATGATGCTGATATTTTGCATTTGGTCGATTACCAGTATCAGCATTTTATCTTACCAATAATCAGTCAAATTTATTGAGtttgaaaatgtgttcatttgttttcaCTGCAAAGTGCGCTCTTTCCTCTGGCTTTATTCTCACTCTGCAGACTCACCAAATGTCCTATTTACAACAGTCTGACATGTCACATGAGTtttagccaatcaacacttaacCCGGGATGCTATTGCTCTATGCCGTTTCTCATGCTGGCTGACCTTAGGATAAATTGTTTATTTCCATAgttttttgatcatgcaattttacttttgtcatACTTAGCACGTATTCTACATCATGATAAATGCATATTagttccaaatatcagttatcgGTCTCATGATCTACAAATAACCAGTATTAG from Cheilinus undulatus linkage group 13, ASM1832078v1, whole genome shotgun sequence includes:
- the tada1 gene encoding transcriptional adapter 1: MAAHASELEIAKKNLTDAIGDNVKHYWANLKLWFKQKISKEEFDIEARRLLAQENVHVHNDFLLAILTRCQIIVSTPEGTGPLQWQGGSASKPGKPKGKKKCSSRQKFDHRFQPQNPLSAAQPFSPREMGGGGGVGEEEELRLSAHTLLLPTRGQLEARMMVTAFELGLDNITEDSVNTMIHAVEHHLKDVLTAVITRRKAYRLRDGHFPYAFGSDVTPQPYLKNSLAAYHSVTECPPPSASLPAGPPPQVSPDEAEQQAVHLLACSADMLPAPLPPISMFDLLEALQVHHSVMPSHTMYALNMERILARLWHPSHEELEQDHVHRQRLAAKEGILVS